One segment of Deinococcus metalli DNA contains the following:
- a CDS encoding twin-arginine translocase TatA/TatE family subunit, producing MPNIGAPELILIVLVALVVFGPRKLPELGKSLGAGLREFRKVTSGVTDEFKAGIEAPNPQPVAVTTVTPAPAPERAQHGS from the coding sequence ATGCCCAACATCGGCGCTCCAGAACTGATCCTGATCGTCCTCGTGGCCCTGGTTGTTTTCGGGCCGCGCAAACTCCCGGAACTCGGCAAGTCGCTGGGCGCTGGCCTGCGGGAATTCCGCAAGGTCACCAGCGGCGTCACCGATGAGTTCAAGGCGGGCATCGAAGCTCCGAACCCGCAGCCGGTCGCGGTGACGACCGTGACGCCCGCCCCGGCCCCGGAGCGCGCTCAGCACGGGTCCTGA
- the tatC gene encoding twin-arginine translocase subunit TatC, whose protein sequence is MTKGAELKSAPLFDHLDELRKRLIISVVFLAIAMAITFQYRVQLIELIKMPLHNSVMFQEGKVQVVTLNLTDQFMISLTLSFWAGLAIALPLILWQVWAFVAPGLYPGERRWALPFIIGAGVAFLTGALFGYELVLPAMVKFLLDFLGGAVTPILGLGNYIGQVTTFLVAFGLAFELPILAVILTKIGIVNHVMLRKGWRFALVAVMVAAAVITPTPDPGNMMLVAVPLYALYELGVLLSRVFRVPPPAEEIEQSILGT, encoded by the coding sequence ATGACGAAAGGCGCCGAACTCAAGAGCGCGCCGCTCTTCGACCACCTGGACGAGCTGCGCAAGCGTCTGATCATCTCCGTGGTGTTTCTGGCGATCGCCATGGCAATCACGTTCCAGTACCGCGTGCAGCTGATCGAGCTGATCAAGATGCCCCTGCACAACTCCGTGATGTTCCAGGAGGGCAAGGTGCAGGTCGTGACCCTGAACCTCACGGACCAGTTCATGATCAGCCTCACCCTGTCCTTCTGGGCTGGCCTGGCCATTGCGCTGCCGCTGATCCTGTGGCAGGTGTGGGCGTTCGTGGCCCCCGGCCTGTACCCCGGCGAGCGGCGCTGGGCGCTGCCGTTCATCATCGGAGCAGGTGTGGCGTTCCTGACCGGGGCGCTCTTCGGGTACGAACTCGTGCTGCCCGCCATGGTGAAGTTCCTGCTGGACTTCCTGGGCGGCGCCGTGACGCCCATTCTCGGTCTGGGCAACTACATCGGGCAGGTCACGACCTTCCTGGTGGCGTTCGGACTGGCCTTCGAACTGCCGATCCTGGCCGTGATCCTCACCAAGATCGGCATCGTGAACCACGTGATGCTCCGCAAGGGCTGGCGCTTTGCGCTGGTCGCCGTGATGGTGGCTGCCGCCGTGATCACGCCCACCCCGGACCCCGGCAACATGATGCTGGTCGCCGTGCCGCTGTACGCGCTGTACGAGCTGGGCGTGCTGCTCTCGCGGGTGTTCCGCGTGCCGCCGCCCGCCGAGGAGATCGAGCAGAGCATCCTGGGCACCTGA
- a CDS encoding TetR/AcrR family transcriptional regulator, protein MTDSVKSRREQILDTASTLFSERGYHATSMRDLAGELGMQGGSLYAHISGKEELLIEIVNRASRQFDTALFSLRDVPLPPGEKLREAMRRHVQVVADNMESATVFFHEWKHLSPSAYARVTGWRDSIDAFYRELITQGIDAGAFRRDLDPKMTAYLVLSAVNWAYTWYRPGGLLGPGDVADTFADMLLRGLEVSA, encoded by the coding sequence ATGACCGATTCCGTCAAATCCCGCCGCGAACAGATCCTCGATACGGCCAGCACGCTGTTCTCCGAGCGCGGCTACCACGCCACGTCCATGCGCGACCTGGCGGGGGAACTGGGCATGCAGGGCGGCAGCCTGTACGCGCACATCAGCGGCAAGGAAGAGCTGCTGATCGAGATCGTGAACCGCGCGTCGCGGCAGTTCGACACCGCCCTGTTTTCCCTGCGGGACGTGCCGCTGCCGCCCGGAGAGAAGCTGCGCGAGGCCATGCGCCGGCACGTTCAGGTCGTGGCGGACAACATGGAGAGCGCCACGGTGTTCTTCCACGAGTGGAAGCACCTGTCGCCCAGCGCATACGCCCGCGTGACCGGGTGGCGCGATTCCATCGACGCCTTCTACCGCGAGCTGATCACGCAGGGTATCGACGCCGGCGCGTTCCGCCGGGATCTGGACCCCAAGATGACGGCGTACCTGGTGCTGTCCGCCGTGAACTGGGCGTACACGTGGTACCGGCCGGGCGGCCTGCTGGGACCCGGCGACGTGGCGGACACCTTCGCGGACATGCTGCTGCGCGGCCTGGAGGTGAGCGCGTGA
- a CDS encoding adenylosuccinate synthase gives MPGIAIVGAQWGDEGKGKITDFLAPEAEFVVRYQGGANAGHTVTARGQTFKLNLLPSGVLHDGTVSILGDGMVIDPAKFLEERQNLLDAGLSPELRISDRAHLVLPHHKYVDGRKDFVGTTGRGIGPAYADRARRVGIRFGDLADDAVLAERLERLLEAKPNSTREAGWHSVQDGLDGLAPVREQLLPFVQDTGEQLRAAIRDGRNVLFEGAQATLLDLNYGTYPFVTSSHPTVGGILVGAGVNHKAIHKVYGVAKAFNTRVGHGPFVTEVLDDAGVLRLRGDGSKPWDEYGTTTGRARRVGWLDLALLKYAVDVNGLDGLVINKMDVLAGLDTVPVCVGYDADGQPVMRDMKGWATTEGATSRATLAPEAQAYLDLIEEAVNCPVVIFSAGPAREQTYGEVSWR, from the coding sequence ATGCCTGGAATTGCAATCGTTGGGGCCCAGTGGGGCGACGAGGGGAAAGGGAAGATCACGGACTTCCTGGCCCCGGAAGCCGAGTTCGTGGTGCGCTATCAGGGCGGCGCGAACGCCGGGCACACCGTCACCGCCCGGGGGCAGACCTTCAAGCTGAACCTGCTGCCCAGCGGCGTGCTGCACGACGGCACCGTGTCGATCCTCGGCGACGGCATGGTGATCGACCCGGCGAAGTTCCTGGAGGAACGGCAGAACCTGCTGGATGCCGGCCTGAGCCCCGAGCTGCGGATCAGCGACCGCGCGCACCTGGTGCTGCCGCACCACAAGTACGTGGACGGCCGCAAGGACTTCGTGGGCACCACCGGGCGCGGCATCGGCCCGGCGTACGCGGACCGCGCGCGGCGGGTGGGCATCCGCTTCGGAGACCTGGCGGACGACGCGGTGCTCGCCGAGCGCCTGGAACGGTTGCTGGAGGCCAAGCCGAACTCGACGCGCGAGGCCGGCTGGCACAGCGTGCAGGACGGTCTGGACGGCCTGGCGCCGGTGCGGGAGCAGCTGCTGCCCTTCGTGCAGGACACCGGCGAGCAGCTGCGCGCCGCGATCCGGGACGGCCGCAACGTGCTGTTCGAGGGCGCGCAGGCGACCCTGCTCGACCTGAACTACGGCACGTACCCCTTCGTGACCAGCTCCCACCCCACGGTGGGCGGCATTCTGGTCGGGGCGGGCGTGAACCACAAGGCGATCCACAAGGTCTACGGCGTGGCAAAGGCCTTCAACACGCGCGTCGGCCACGGTCCCTTCGTCACGGAGGTGCTCGACGACGCCGGGGTGCTGAGATTGCGCGGCGACGGCAGCAAGCCCTGGGACGAGTACGGCACCACCACGGGCCGCGCCCGCCGGGTGGGCTGGTTGGACCTCGCGCTGCTGAAGTACGCGGTGGACGTGAACGGCCTGGACGGGCTGGTCATCAACAAGATGGACGTCCTGGCGGGCCTGGACACGGTGCCGGTGTGTGTCGGCTACGACGCGGACGGGCAGCCCGTGATGCGCGACATGAAGGGCTGGGCGACCACCGAGGGCGCCACCAGCCGCGCGACCCTGGCGCCCGAGGCCCAGGCGTACCTCGACCTCATCGAGGAGGCGGTGAACTGCCCCGTGGTGATCTTCTCGGCGGGGCCGGCGCGGGAACAGACCTACGGCGAGGTCAGCTGGCGCTGA
- a CDS encoding ferritin-like domain-containing protein, with amino-acid sequence MTQTTSTRRKFLGMTGLMGAGAVLSGCTNIMAATPNKKNLDATIFNFALNLEYLEAAFYLAATGRLGELDAVGGDSSKVILPDNFKTAAKDGTGVPGLSAAVKAYANETATDEKNHVAVIRAVLKTAAVSQPVIDLGPAFQAAGNAASGGAITGFDPFANELFFLHGAFIFEDVGVSAYKGAARLLVDDSANGNLENAAGILAVEAYHAGMIRTLLYQQKDVAVTSSLKVSDVVQAISNLRDAVDGSSDDDQGIVDGTKSNIVLADTNSIAYSRTPRNVANIVFLDTTGKAGKGGFFPNGISGNAVTGDYSSILSL; translated from the coding sequence ATGACGCAGACCACCTCGACCCGCCGCAAGTTCCTCGGTATGACCGGCCTCATGGGCGCAGGCGCCGTACTGTCCGGCTGCACCAACATCATGGCCGCCACGCCGAACAAGAAGAACCTCGACGCCACGATCTTCAACTTCGCGCTGAACCTTGAGTACCTGGAAGCCGCGTTCTACCTGGCCGCCACGGGCCGTCTGGGCGAACTCGATGCCGTGGGCGGCGACAGCAGCAAGGTCATCCTGCCCGACAACTTCAAGACGGCCGCGAAGGACGGCACGGGCGTTCCCGGTCTGTCGGCTGCGGTCAAGGCCTACGCCAACGAGACGGCCACCGACGAGAAGAACCACGTCGCCGTGATCCGTGCGGTCCTCAAGACGGCCGCCGTGTCGCAGCCCGTGATCGACCTCGGGCCGGCCTTCCAGGCCGCCGGCAACGCGGCTTCGGGCGGCGCCATCACGGGCTTCGACCCCTTCGCCAACGAACTGTTCTTCCTGCACGGCGCGTTCATCTTCGAAGACGTGGGCGTCTCCGCGTACAAGGGCGCGGCGCGCCTGCTGGTTGATGATTCGGCCAACGGCAACCTCGAGAACGCGGCGGGCATCCTGGCCGTCGAGGCCTACCACGCCGGCATGATCCGCACCCTCCTGTACCAGCAGAAGGACGTGGCGGTCACCTCCAGCCTGAAGGTCTCGGACGTCGTGCAGGCCATCAGCAACCTGCGTGACGCCGTCGACGGCAGCTCCGACGACGACCAGGGCATCGTGGACGGAACCAAGTCCAACATCGTCCTGGCGGACACCAACAGCATCGCCTACAGCCGCACCCCGCGCAACGTGGCGAACATCGTCTTCCTCGACACGACCGGCAAGGCTGGCAAGGGCGGCTTCTTCCCCAACGGCATCAGCGGCAACGCCGTCACGGGCGACTACAGCAGCATCCTCTCGCTGTAA
- a CDS encoding anti-sigma factor, with protein MHPDERLLASALHQLSPPEEERLQAELDADPALRAEWQALHDSLATLLDDLDLEAVTVPADAEERLIARLHAEEPARNDAGSEGVPASGELLALPQPMAENRAAPARRPAWWVVFPLGLAAAVALLFATQPPADPLEQYARSPGARSAPVVAGGQTLGTLVRLADGRVYVHLDRPPAEGRTYQLWQIQAKTPVSLGVFDDAGLLTAALPPGTTVAVSVEPPGGSPQPTTTPLFAQAI; from the coding sequence ATGCATCCTGACGAACGCCTTCTGGCCAGCGCGCTGCACCAACTGTCCCCCCCCGAGGAGGAGCGCCTGCAGGCCGAACTGGACGCGGACCCCGCCCTGCGCGCCGAGTGGCAGGCCCTGCACGACTCGCTGGCCACGCTGCTCGACGACCTCGACCTGGAGGCCGTGACCGTTCCCGCCGACGCCGAGGAGCGCCTGATCGCGCGCCTCCACGCCGAGGAACCCGCCCGCAACGATGCGGGCTCCGAGGGGGTGCCGGCCTCCGGCGAGCTGCTCGCCCTACCCCAACCCATGGCCGAGAACCGCGCCGCGCCCGCCCGGCGGCCCGCGTGGTGGGTCGTGTTCCCCCTGGGTCTGGCGGCGGCGGTCGCGCTGCTGTTCGCCACACAGCCGCCGGCCGACCCGCTGGAGCAGTACGCCCGCTCGCCCGGCGCCCGCAGCGCGCCCGTCGTCGCGGGCGGCCAGACACTGGGCACCCTGGTGCGCCTGGCGGACGGCCGGGTGTACGTGCACCTGGACCGCCCGCCCGCCGAGGGCCGCACGTACCAGCTGTGGCAGATCCAGGCGAAGACCCCGGTGTCGCTCGGCGTGTTCGATGACGCCGGCCTGCTCACCGCTGCCCTGCCGCCGGGCACCACCGTCGCGGTCAGCGTGGAGCCGCCCGGCGGCAGCCCGCAGCCCACCACCACGCCGCTGTTCGCCCAGGCCATCTGA
- a CDS encoding DUF7710 domain-containing protein, with protein MIEVWVFHGNSGRHTSGVFSTRTLAEDWILHHRLSGVLTAYPPDRGVYDWAVRRGTFRARRDGHHSPAFIGPFSSAVQDHAHHEDGVRVAGCE; from the coding sequence ATGATCGAGGTCTGGGTCTTTCATGGCAACAGCGGACGGCACACGTCTGGCGTGTTCTCAACCCGGACACTCGCAGAGGACTGGATCCTTCACCATCGCCTCAGCGGCGTGCTCACGGCCTATCCGCCCGACCGGGGGGTGTACGACTGGGCGGTGAGACGTGGAACCTTCAGAGCAAGGCGAGACGGGCACCACAGTCCAGCGTTCATCGGCCCGTTCAGCAGCGCCGTTCAGGATCACGCGCACCACGAAGATGGTGTGCGCGTTGCGGGATGCGAGTAA
- a CDS encoding Sec-independent protein translocase subunit TatA/TatB yields MSLGPLEIILLLVVIALIFGARKLPELGKGLGQGIREFKRETTDAKAATDVPSRQLDPVTGAPITDVNTPVSEHRS; encoded by the coding sequence ATGTCCTTAGGTCCCCTGGAAATCATCCTGCTGCTCGTCGTCATCGCCCTGATCTTCGGAGCCCGCAAGCTGCCCGAACTGGGCAAGGGCCTGGGGCAGGGCATCCGCGAGTTCAAGCGCGAAACCACCGACGCCAAGGCCGCGACCGACGTGCCCAGCCGGCAGCTCGACCCCGTCACGGGCGCGCCCATCACGGACGTGAACACCCCGGTCAGCGAACACCGCAGCTGA
- a CDS encoding secondary thiamine-phosphate synthase enzyme YjbQ: protein MWAQRDLTLPPARRGFHLITREVVAAMPELAGVRVGLLHVFIQHTSASVTVSENASPDVRRDFETYFNHAVPDGWAAFEHTLEGPDDMAAHIKASVLGSSVTLPVRRGRLALGTWQGVYLCEHRDHGGPRTLVLTLTGEGE from the coding sequence ATGTGGGCCCAGCGCGACCTGACCCTGCCGCCCGCGCGGCGCGGCTTTCACCTCATCACCCGCGAGGTCGTGGCGGCCATGCCGGAACTCGCCGGCGTGCGCGTGGGCCTGCTGCACGTGTTCATCCAGCACACCTCCGCCAGCGTGACCGTCAGCGAGAACGCCAGCCCGGACGTACGCCGCGACTTCGAGACGTACTTCAACCACGCCGTTCCCGACGGCTGGGCAGCGTTCGAGCACACCCTGGAAGGCCCGGACGACATGGCGGCCCACATCAAGGCCAGTGTGCTCGGCTCCAGTGTCACGCTGCCCGTGCGGCGCGGCCGGCTCGCCCTGGGCACGTGGCAGGGCGTGTACCTGTGCGAACACCGCGACCACGGCGGCCCGCGAACGCTGGTGCTCACGCTGACGGGGGAGGGGGAATGA
- the glmU gene encoding bifunctional UDP-N-acetylglucosamine diphosphorylase/glucosamine-1-phosphate N-acetyltransferase GlmU, with translation MNANERPLDVVILAAGQGTRMKSALPKVLHPVAGRPMVAWAVKAAQEVGARQVVVVTGHGAEQVEAALVGQGVVFARQDRQLGTGHAFACGLDALTDHAGADVLVLYGDTPLLRVETLRALLADHRARGSAMTILTGELPDATGYGRIIRDEAGNVTRIVEQKDASPLERTVREFNSGVYLMDSRATDLTHRITNTNASGEYYLTDLLGLYRAEGAEAHAFRIDDPGEVIGANDRTGLAEAEDIIRQRITQGHMRAGVTIHMPATVYIEDTVVLGRDVTLEPGVILRGDTRVEDGVTVGAYAVVTDSTLEAGAVVKPHSVLEGARVGAGSDVGPFARLRPGTVLGQGVHIGNFVETKNAQLAPGVKAGHLAYLGDVTVGEETNVGAGTIVANYDGVNKHRTTVGAGVFIGSNSTLIAPRTVGNAAFIAAGSAVHDDVPEGAMAVARGKQRTIEGWSRRYWGGMREQVGRKLPWLAGWLERRDS, from the coding sequence ATGAACGCAAACGAACGTCCGCTGGACGTGGTGATCCTGGCGGCCGGCCAGGGCACCCGCATGAAATCCGCGCTGCCGAAGGTGCTGCACCCGGTCGCGGGGCGGCCGATGGTCGCGTGGGCCGTGAAGGCCGCGCAGGAGGTGGGCGCCCGGCAGGTGGTGGTGGTGACCGGACACGGCGCGGAGCAGGTCGAGGCGGCGCTGGTGGGCCAGGGCGTGGTGTTCGCCCGGCAGGACCGGCAGCTCGGCACCGGTCACGCCTTCGCGTGCGGCCTGGACGCCCTGACAGACCACGCGGGAGCGGACGTGCTGGTGCTGTACGGCGACACGCCGCTGCTGCGGGTGGAGACGCTGCGCGCCCTGCTGGCCGACCACCGCGCGCGCGGCAGCGCCATGACGATCCTGACCGGGGAATTGCCGGACGCGACCGGGTACGGCCGGATCATCCGGGACGAGGCCGGCAACGTGACACGGATCGTGGAGCAGAAGGACGCCTCGCCGCTGGAACGCACCGTGCGGGAATTCAACAGCGGCGTCTACCTGATGGACTCGCGCGCCACGGACCTGACCCACCGCATCACCAACACCAACGCGAGCGGCGAGTACTACCTGACGGACCTGCTGGGTCTGTACCGTGCCGAGGGCGCCGAGGCCCACGCCTTCCGCATCGACGATCCCGGCGAGGTGATCGGCGCGAACGACCGCACCGGGCTGGCCGAGGCCGAGGACATCATCCGCCAGCGCATCACGCAGGGGCACATGCGCGCCGGCGTGACCATCCACATGCCGGCCACCGTGTACATCGAGGACACCGTGGTCCTGGGCCGCGACGTGACGCTGGAGCCCGGCGTGATCCTGCGCGGCGACACGCGCGTCGAGGACGGCGTGACGGTCGGCGCGTACGCGGTGGTCACCGACAGCACGCTGGAAGCGGGCGCGGTGGTAAAGCCGCACAGCGTGCTGGAGGGCGCGCGCGTGGGCGCGGGCAGCGACGTGGGACCGTTCGCGCGGCTGCGGCCGGGCACGGTCCTGGGTCAGGGCGTGCACATCGGGAACTTCGTGGAGACGAAGAACGCGCAGCTCGCGCCGGGCGTCAAGGCCGGGCACCTCGCGTACCTGGGCGACGTGACGGTCGGCGAGGAGACGAACGTCGGGGCCGGCACCATCGTCGCCAACTACGACGGCGTGAACAAGCACCGCACCACCGTGGGCGCGGGCGTGTTCATCGGCAGCAATTCCACCCTGATCGCGCCGCGCACCGTGGGGAATGCCGCCTTCATCGCCGCCGGCAGCGCCGTCCACGACGACGTGCCCGAGGGCGCCATGGCGGTCGCGCGCGGCAAGCAGCGCACCATCGAGGGGTGGTCGCGCCGCTACTGGGGCGGCATGCGCGAGCAGGTGGGCCGCAAGCTGCCGTGGCTGGCCGGGTGGCTGGAGCGTCGGGACAGCTGA
- a CDS encoding RNA polymerase sigma factor: MTDLRHLQDTPDETLLLMMAGRHEEALRELHRRYARLLYGLGGRMLRQADDVDSCVQDAFMNAWKHAARFDPARAKAKTWLVSIAHHRFLQQLRDRPDVALELEEWDEPTADPDPTDAVLAQRAMTALDASQRHLVELMYYRGYTHSELATITGLPLGTVKSRLRIALEHMRTSLGMKEGKDNAS, translated from the coding sequence ATGACCGACCTTCGCCATTTGCAGGACACTCCGGACGAGACGCTGCTGCTCATGATGGCCGGCCGGCACGAGGAGGCCCTGCGCGAACTGCATCGCCGGTACGCCCGGCTGCTGTACGGCCTGGGCGGACGCATGCTCAGACAGGCCGATGACGTGGATTCCTGCGTGCAGGACGCATTCATGAACGCGTGGAAGCACGCCGCCCGCTTCGACCCGGCCCGCGCCAAGGCCAAGACCTGGCTGGTCAGCATCGCCCACCACCGCTTCTTGCAACAGTTGCGCGACCGGCCCGACGTGGCCCTGGAGCTGGAGGAGTGGGACGAACCCACCGCCGACCCCGACCCCACCGACGCCGTGCTGGCCCAGCGGGCCATGACCGCCCTGGACGCGTCGCAGCGGCATCTGGTGGAGCTGATGTACTACCGGGGCTACACCCACTCGGAACTCGCCACGATCACCGGTCTGCCGCTGGGCACCGTAAAATCCCGGCTGCGGATCGCGCTCGAGCACATGCGGACGTCACTCGGTATGAAGGAGGGGAAAGACAATGCATCCTGA
- a CDS encoding prolipoprotein diacylglyceryl transferase, which translates to MNPVFLNIGGFTIAWYGVLITLGIVAGVWVGTRMARARGLNVDLFNDMILWMIVWGLVGARLVFVATSWHQFAGTPFPRVLLDIVNLRAGGISIHGGLIGGILTIIYFARRYRFDFFRYADLAVPGVAFGVIGGRIGNIMNGTDTVGRVTGWPIGFHWPASARAFHEGMCVPNPNPDLDLSQYCQTIGGQVVMTAPVHFTQMYGVIIGIILSVAAFYWLRSRKSGWAFWQFWLWYSVLRAGWEETFRLNPLFPKAYLNQGLNAPGIGLFTETHLISIPLIIVSIYMLWRLRTRPDDRSAATGEFLTPDGASAKVPAGA; encoded by the coding sequence ATGAATCCTGTCTTTCTGAATATCGGTGGGTTCACCATCGCCTGGTACGGGGTGCTGATCACGCTGGGCATCGTGGCCGGCGTGTGGGTCGGCACCCGCATGGCGCGGGCACGCGGCCTGAACGTGGACCTCTTCAACGACATGATCCTGTGGATGATCGTGTGGGGTCTGGTGGGCGCGCGGCTGGTGTTCGTGGCGACGTCGTGGCACCAGTTCGCCGGCACGCCTTTTCCTCGCGTGCTGCTGGACATCGTGAACCTGCGCGCTGGGGGCATCAGCATCCACGGCGGTCTGATCGGCGGGATCCTGACGATCATCTACTTTGCGCGCCGGTACCGCTTCGACTTCTTCCGCTACGCGGACCTCGCGGTGCCGGGCGTGGCCTTCGGCGTGATCGGCGGGCGGATCGGAAACATCATGAACGGCACCGATACCGTGGGCCGCGTGACCGGGTGGCCCATCGGGTTCCACTGGCCGGCGTCGGCCCGGGCGTTCCACGAGGGCATGTGCGTGCCGAACCCCAACCCGGACCTGGACCTGTCGCAGTACTGCCAGACCATCGGCGGGCAGGTCGTGATGACCGCGCCGGTGCACTTCACGCAGATGTACGGCGTGATCATCGGGATCATCCTGTCGGTCGCGGCGTTCTACTGGCTGCGGTCGCGCAAGTCCGGGTGGGCGTTCTGGCAGTTCTGGCTGTGGTACTCGGTCCTGCGTGCCGGCTGGGAGGAGACCTTCCGCCTCAACCCGCTGTTTCCCAAGGCCTACCTGAACCAGGGCCTGAACGCGCCGGGCATCGGGCTGTTCACGGAAACGCACCTGATCTCCATTCCGCTGATTATCGTGAGCATCTACATGCTGTGGCGCCTGCGGACCCGGCCCGACGACCGCTCGGCCGCCACCGGGGAGTTCCTGACGCCCGACGGCGCGAGCGCGAAGGTGCCGGCCGGCGCGTGA
- the folE gene encoding GTP cyclohydrolase I FolE, with protein MISAADEKQEVPGLRHLTERWLSAIGEEPDREGLLKTPHRVAKAWGFLTAGYHKTLHDAVGDAVFAADGSEMVIVKDIEFYSMCEHHMLPFYGRAHIAYIPDGQILGLSKFARIVDLYSRRLQVQERITTQIADAVQELLAPKGVAVQMEGVHLCMAMRGVQKQNSSTTTSAMRGMFKDDPRTRAEFMSAVQVTLRSR; from the coding sequence ATGATCAGCGCCGCCGACGAGAAACAGGAAGTGCCGGGCCTGCGCCACCTGACCGAGCGCTGGCTGTCGGCCATCGGCGAGGAGCCCGACCGCGAGGGCCTGCTGAAGACCCCGCACCGCGTGGCCAAGGCCTGGGGCTTCCTGACCGCCGGCTACCACAAGACCCTGCACGACGCCGTGGGCGACGCCGTGTTCGCCGCGGACGGCAGCGAGATGGTGATCGTCAAGGACATCGAGTTCTACTCCATGTGCGAGCACCACATGCTGCCCTTCTACGGCCGGGCGCATATCGCGTATATCCCGGACGGACAGATCCTGGGCCTGAGCAAGTTCGCACGCATCGTGGACCTGTACTCACGCCGGCTGCAGGTGCAGGAGCGCATCACCACCCAGATCGCGGACGCGGTGCAGGAACTCCTCGCGCCCAAGGGCGTGGCCGTGCAGATGGAGGGCGTGCACCTGTGCATGGCGATGCGCGGCGTACAGAAGCAGAATTCCAGCACGACCACCTCGGCCATGCGGGGGATGTTCAAGGACGATCCCCGGACCCGCGCCGAGTTCATGAGCGCCGTGCAGGTGACGCTCCGCAGCCGCTAG
- a CDS encoding SDR family oxidoreductase, translating into MTLFRLDGKRALVTGGSRGIGLAAATQLRDLGADVILAARDEPTLRAAAAGLGAAWAVADVSTPDGVQAALDAAGTVDILVSNAGGPPPSLPSRVSGDAWQRGFDTTFLSTVRLVDGVLPGMRERRWGRIIAITSLTVGRPSLNLPVSNAMRAAVTNHLRTLSLEVAQDGVTCNTVAPGYTSTDRLKALYADPADAEKLSVRIPARRFGHPEEVAAAISFLATNEAAYITGQEILVDGGWSI; encoded by the coding sequence ATGACCCTCTTCCGACTGGACGGCAAGCGCGCCCTGGTCACCGGCGGCAGCCGCGGCATCGGCCTGGCAGCGGCCACGCAACTGCGCGACCTGGGCGCCGACGTGATCCTGGCCGCGCGCGACGAACCGACCCTGCGCGCCGCCGCCGCTGGCCTGGGGGCTGCGTGGGCGGTGGCCGACGTCAGCACCCCGGACGGTGTGCAGGCCGCGCTGGACGCCGCCGGGACCGTGGACATCCTGGTCAGCAACGCGGGCGGACCACCCCCCAGCCTGCCCAGCCGGGTCAGTGGCGACGCGTGGCAGCGCGGCTTCGACACGACCTTCCTCAGCACTGTGCGCCTGGTGGACGGCGTGCTGCCCGGCATGAGAGAACGCCGCTGGGGCCGGATCATCGCGATCACGAGCCTCACGGTGGGCCGCCCCTCACTGAACCTGCCGGTCAGCAACGCCATGCGGGCCGCCGTGACCAACCACCTGCGCACCCTGTCCCTGGAAGTCGCGCAGGACGGCGTGACGTGCAACACCGTCGCGCCCGGCTACACCTCCACGGACCGCCTGAAGGCCCTGTATGCCGATCCCGCTGACGCCGAGAAGCTCAGCGTCCGCATTCCCGCCCGGCGTTTCGGCCACCCGGAGGAAGTGGCGGCGGCCATCAGCTTCCTGGCCACGAACGAGGCCGCGTACATCACCGGGCAGGAGATCCTGGTGGACGGCGGCTGGAGTATCTGA